The following are encoded together in the Cyanobacterium aponinum PCC 10605 genome:
- a CDS encoding GGDEF domain-containing response regulator: protein MNYDVLIVDDIVNNIQLLKKIFATQGYHVRQANNGSHALEEIAKKKPDLILLDINMPGINGYQVCEIIKSNSITQEIPIIFLSGCDRSDDKIRAFNLGGADYITKPFYPEEVLIRTKNQLTIQEQKKQLINQNLSLQKEIEKRKKAEASLRQANKKLEELAIIDDLTKVSNRRHFNQYLSQQWQQMKREQKPLSLLICDIDHFKLYNDTYGHQKGDECLRCVAQILSSSTKRKTDLLARYGGEEFAMILPYSSWQGALHLGKLICDQVLGAKIPHETSNTSEYVTLSVGASCTIPDQKNNPDDLLKNADKALYQSKTKGRNQVNVLLG, encoded by the coding sequence ATGAATTATGATGTTTTGATAGTTGATGATATTGTCAATAATATTCAGTTGTTAAAAAAGATTTTTGCCACTCAAGGTTATCATGTCCGTCAAGCTAATAACGGTTCTCATGCCCTAGAAGAAATCGCCAAAAAAAAACCAGATTTGATTCTTTTAGATATAAATATGCCCGGAATTAATGGCTATCAAGTTTGTGAAATTATTAAGTCTAATTCCATCACCCAAGAAATTCCCATTATTTTTCTTAGTGGGTGCGATCGTTCAGATGATAAAATCAGAGCCTTTAACTTAGGTGGAGCGGACTACATTACAAAACCATTTTACCCCGAAGAAGTTTTAATTAGAACTAAAAATCAGTTAACAATTCAAGAACAAAAAAAACAACTAATTAATCAAAATCTTTCCCTCCAAAAAGAAATAGAAAAAAGAAAAAAAGCAGAGGCATCCCTACGCCAAGCAAATAAAAAATTAGAAGAATTAGCAATCATTGACGATCTAACAAAAGTTTCTAACCGCCGTCATTTCAATCAATATTTATCTCAACAATGGCAACAAATGAAAAGAGAACAAAAACCCCTTTCTCTCCTAATTTGTGATATAGATCACTTTAAACTCTATAACGACACCTATGGTCATCAAAAAGGAGATGAATGTTTACGTTGCGTTGCTCAAATACTATCATCTAGTACCAAAAGAAAAACAGACTTACTCGCCCGTTATGGCGGAGAAGAATTTGCCATGATTCTACCCTACTCTTCTTGGCAAGGGGCATTACATTTAGGAAAATTGATTTGTGACCAAGTTTTAGGGGCAAAAATTCCTCACGAAACCTCAAATACATCTGAATATGTAACCCTAAGTGTTGGGGCTAGTTGCACTATTCCTGACCAAAAAAATAACCCTGATGATTTATTAAAAAATGCAGATAAAGCCTTATATCAGTCAAAAACAAAGGGAAGAAACCAAGTTAATGTTCTTTTAGGATAA
- a CDS encoding IS200/IS605 family accessory protein TnpB-related protein, whose amino-acid sequence MSKNLYNLSTYRYRQHFFQTGQKLSFNDLYHQVSKTSAYYALPNTKVAKQIIRRIDQSWKGYFQAHKDWSRVDNYLHTVSRRVIDWCLLNSIGTLVIGKNDHWKQSINIGKKNNQQFVSIPHARLIEMLCYKGELMGIKVVVTEESYTSQSSFLDFDTLPSYGEKKPKFSGKRIKRGLYKTSTGKLINADVNGSYNCIRKHLQQEKVKSNAFHSHDLMALPFMPVTYDPLRTHNLNFLQIV is encoded by the coding sequence ACAGGACAAAAGTTGTCATTCAATGATTTATACCATCAAGTATCTAAAACCTCAGCTTACTATGCTTTACCAAATACCAAAGTCGCAAAGCAAATTATTAGACGTATCGATCAGTCATGGAAGGGATATTTTCAGGCACACAAAGACTGGAGTAGAGTTGATAATTATCTTCATACAGTGTCTCGCCGTGTTATTGATTGGTGCTTGTTAAATAGCATTGGTACTTTAGTAATTGGGAAAAATGATCATTGGAAACAATCTATAAACATAGGCAAAAAAAATAATCAGCAATTTGTCAGCATTCCCCATGCTCGTTTGATTGAAATGCTTTGCTACAAAGGCGAACTAATGGGAATCAAAGTGGTGGTAACAGAAGAAAGTTACACTAGCCAATCTTCCTTTTTGGACTTTGATACATTACCGTCTTATGGTGAGAAAAAACCTAAATTCTCAGGTAAAAGAATCAAGCGAGGATTGTATAAAACATCAACAGGGAAATTGATTAATGCCGATGTTAACGGGAGTTACAACTGCATCAGGAAACATCTTCAACAAGAAAAAGTAAAGTCAAATGCTTTTCATAGCCATGACTTAATGGCATTGCCGTTTATGCCAGTAACGTATGATCCGTTACGAACACACAATCTCAATTTTCTACAGATTGTGTGA
- the gghA gene encoding glucosylglycerol hydrolase: MGIEDKKEENKLVYLVEEETQKLIKWVKNIEKSDDLTIFEKNQEIVTRLGTHYRSDGLTEIGFWTPKLMREVLHPKDIYLEIFTPLEKIDWRKPSQNIKFRRDCVCLERYDIYFWGVIAGLQAGTRDNAGSFYWLRYVTPSGKVEIIRDVMAYSLPYGIFAPAELYDIDSLQKERADIDYFKHTGTIRDKKIPRVSDPRHILQLHVGTATQEGTFEGLTHLYRTIGDKIRKNQTLSPYEQNYVGYDAIQLLPVEPTIEYRRDFSNHSTMFHITTDVNGLDRDLSHEPIVVKLSKPNTQNWGYDVPILGSNATNPSFLGTLRPDELFDFIGVLHNFPEKPIKLIYDLVYGHADNQGELLVNRLFFKGPNMYGQDLNHQSPMVRALLLEMQRRKINTGADGIRIDGGQDFRFFNPLSGRVEYDDQYLLAMSDVVQEVEGYKRRLFTIFEDGRPWPEEGWEEKSTYLDLIKLKSESYQWGPLIFAHNTPALKGFWDRKWSRVCEVMTQGQNWITGCGNHDTFRRGNQIPLDSDVNEYLGDSLNEIIYNAYDNPAVALWVYGFSPGLPMDFINVLMHTPWMFFRNTDEEYGVKVVCEEVGFLDWRITEQLYQRDDVFTRMKSWGFRELHQLKEFTHTLNSTMIAKDYDLEEVILACQSCFKEVDGAYCDLETLKFLKQAEMIDFLQSLDSDRLKQWANMFMEDCYQVCNVSHYFEKVDPAYTQFNLSLRHFRSQHNWLHNNIQGSDRFNRISEDGATIFYGIRNNPDNTDEKLALVVNLEGKSREINLLDWLQLDVDEWEIVFTTPNLSPPDDIKDLNCFPLAQSQGFLLKSKKQEISNK, from the coding sequence ATGGGTATAGAAGACAAAAAAGAAGAAAACAAATTAGTTTATTTAGTAGAGGAAGAAACTCAGAAACTGATAAAATGGGTTAAAAATATTGAAAAATCCGATGATTTAACCATATTTGAGAAAAATCAAGAGATTGTTACCCGTTTAGGGACGCATTATCGTAGTGATGGTTTAACAGAAATAGGTTTTTGGACTCCCAAGTTAATGAGGGAAGTGCTTCACCCCAAAGATATTTACTTAGAAATTTTTACTCCCCTTGAAAAAATTGATTGGCGTAAACCTTCTCAAAATATTAAATTTAGGAGAGATTGCGTCTGTTTGGAGAGATATGATATTTACTTTTGGGGAGTAATTGCAGGATTACAAGCTGGAACAAGAGATAATGCAGGATCTTTTTATTGGTTAAGATACGTTACTCCTTCGGGAAAAGTTGAGATTATCAGGGATGTTATGGCTTATTCCCTGCCTTATGGTATCTTTGCCCCTGCCGAGCTTTATGATATTGACAGTTTACAAAAGGAAAGGGCGGACATAGACTATTTTAAGCATACAGGTACCATTAGGGATAAGAAAATACCTAGGGTGTCAGATCCAAGACATATTCTACAACTTCATGTAGGCACTGCTACTCAGGAGGGAACTTTTGAAGGATTAACTCACCTTTACCGCACCATTGGCGATAAAATTCGTAAAAATCAAACCCTTTCTCCCTATGAGCAAAATTATGTGGGTTATGATGCCATTCAATTATTACCCGTTGAACCAACCATTGAATATCGACGAGATTTCAGCAATCATAGCACCATGTTTCATATTACCACTGATGTTAATGGACTCGATCGCGATTTGTCTCATGAGCCTATTGTAGTAAAACTATCGAAACCGAATACTCAAAATTGGGGTTATGATGTTCCTATTCTTGGTTCAAATGCGACTAACCCTAGTTTTTTGGGAACTTTACGCCCAGATGAGTTATTTGATTTTATTGGTGTTTTACACAATTTTCCGGAAAAGCCGATTAAATTAATTTATGATTTAGTCTATGGTCATGCCGATAACCAAGGGGAATTACTGGTAAACCGTCTCTTTTTCAAAGGTCCGAATATGTATGGACAAGATTTAAACCATCAATCGCCGATGGTAAGGGCGTTACTACTGGAAATGCAAAGAAGAAAAATCAATACGGGGGCAGATGGTATCAGAATCGATGGGGGACAAGATTTTCGCTTTTTTAATCCTCTTAGTGGTCGAGTGGAATATGATGATCAATATCTACTGGCAATGAGTGACGTGGTTCAGGAAGTAGAAGGTTATAAAAGACGATTATTTACTATTTTTGAAGACGGAAGGCCTTGGCCTGAAGAGGGTTGGGAAGAAAAATCAACCTATCTGGACTTAATTAAACTTAAATCAGAATCCTATCAATGGGGTCCTTTAATTTTTGCCCATAATACCCCTGCTTTAAAAGGTTTTTGGGATAGAAAGTGGAGTCGGGTTTGTGAGGTAATGACTCAGGGTCAAAATTGGATTACTGGATGTGGTAATCATGACACTTTTAGGAGAGGAAACCAAATACCTTTGGATTCCGATGTCAATGAGTACTTAGGAGACTCTTTAAATGAAATTATTTATAATGCCTATGATAATCCAGCAGTGGCTTTGTGGGTATATGGTTTTAGTCCGGGTTTACCTATGGATTTTATCAATGTTTTGATGCACACCCCTTGGATGTTTTTCCGTAATACCGATGAAGAATATGGGGTAAAAGTGGTTTGTGAGGAGGTGGGTTTTCTTGATTGGCGCATTACTGAGCAGTTATATCAAAGAGATGATGTCTTTACCCGTATGAAGTCTTGGGGATTTAGAGAATTGCATCAGTTGAAGGAATTTACCCACACTCTCAACTCGACGATGATTGCTAAAGATTATGACTTAGAAGAAGTTATTTTAGCCTGTCAGAGTTGTTTTAAAGAAGTTGATGGTGCTTATTGCGACTTAGAAACCCTTAAATTTCTCAAACAAGCAGAAATGATTGATTTTCTCCAAAGTTTAGACAGCGATCGCCTCAAACAATGGGCTAATATGTTTATGGAAGACTGTTATCAAGTGTGTAATGTATCTCATTATTTTGAAAAAGTAGATCCTGCCTACACCCAATTTAATTTGTCTCTGCGACATTTTCGCTCTCAACATAATTGGCTACACAATAATATACAAGGAAGCGATCGCTTCAATCGTATTAGTGAAGATGGTGCAACAATCTTTTATGGCATTCGGAATAATCCCGATAATACAGATGAAAAATTGGCATTAGTAGTAAACCTAGAAGGAAAATCAAGAGAAATCAATCTTTTAGACTGGTTACAACTAGATGTAGATGAATGGGAGATTGTTTTTACAACTCCGAATTTATCACCCCCAGATGACATCAAAGATTTAAACTGTTTTCCTCTGGCACAAAGTCAGGGATTTTTGCTCAAAAGCAAGAAACAAGAAATAAGTAATAAGTAA